A genome region from Spirochaetota bacterium includes the following:
- a CDS encoding type II toxin-antitoxin system HigB family toxin translates to MRIISAGTLRKYWTNHKETEEPLRAWVGFAKRADWKSPKDIKKQFTKACILSGNRAVFDICGGNYRLVIKVNYEHRIVWIRFLGTHTEYDKINAEEI, encoded by the coding sequence ATGAGAATAATCAGCGCAGGTACGCTTCGCAAATACTGGACGAATCACAAAGAGACCGAAGAGCCGTTACGCGCATGGGTTGGGTTCGCGAAACGGGCCGACTGGAAGAGCCCAAAGGATATCAAGAAGCAATTTACAAAGGCGTGCATCCTGTCGGGGAACAGAGCGGTGTTTGATATCTGTGGAGGTAACTACCGACTCGTCATAAAGGTTAATTACGAGCATAGGATAGTTTGGATAAGGTTTTTAGGAACTCATACCGAGTACGACAAGATTAACGCCGAGGAGATTTAG
- a CDS encoding transcriptional regulator, whose translation MNITAIHNKRDYAAALERLGSLMDAKKGTPESDELKILALLIGEYESEHFPIETPDPISAIKFYLEQNGLTNKDLEGVIGPRNRVHDVMTKKRPLSITMIRALVEKFAIPADILVREYSTGRNRERPRQSAGA comes from the coding sequence ATGAATATAACAGCAATACACAATAAACGCGATTACGCAGCCGCCCTGGAGCGCCTTGGCAGCCTCATGGATGCGAAGAAGGGGACGCCGGAATCCGATGAATTAAAAATCCTGGCGCTGTTAATCGGGGAATATGAAAGCGAGCATTTCCCGATTGAAACGCCGGATCCCATCAGCGCCATCAAGTTTTATTTGGAACAGAACGGTCTTACCAATAAAGACCTCGAGGGCGTGATAGGCCCGCGCAACCGCGTTCATGACGTGATGACCAAAAAACGCCCGCTCTCGATCACGATGATCAGGGCTCTGGTCGAAAAATTCGCCATTCCGGCGGACATTCTTGTAAGAGAATATTCGACCGGCAGAAACCGCGAAAGGCCGCGGCAGAGCGCTGGTGCTTAA
- a CDS encoding XRE family transcriptional regulator: MHSTPAPHGGALARALKTRRSKLKMSIGELAAKTGLAEAHLARIEDGTDFAPVGDILKIARALTIDPGELLKKDTGKDREREKDRIRGFKSREQAYEYEVLTPNAMKGHLRSFRVTIPPRSELPGQRYQHEGEEFVYVLKGEVMVKVGQKEHHLKKDTTLHFDSSVRHSLRNPGKAKTVLIVTLYTP, translated from the coding sequence ATGCATTCAACACCCGCACCGCACGGAGGCGCGCTTGCGCGCGCGCTCAAGACCAGGCGCAGCAAGCTCAAGATGAGCATCGGGGAACTGGCCGCGAAAACCGGGCTCGCCGAGGCGCACCTCGCCCGGATCGAGGACGGCACCGATTTCGCCCCGGTGGGCGATATCCTGAAAATCGCGCGGGCGCTCACGATAGACCCGGGCGAACTCCTGAAAAAGGACACTGGCAAGGACCGGGAGCGCGAGAAGGACCGGATTCGCGGCTTCAAGAGCCGCGAGCAGGCCTACGAGTACGAGGTGCTCACGCCTAACGCGATGAAGGGCCATCTGCGCTCGTTTCGCGTGACCATCCCCCCGCGCTCGGAGCTTCCGGGCCAGCGCTACCAGCACGAGGGCGAGGAGTTCGTCTACGTGCTCAAGGGCGAGGTCATGGTGAAGGTGGGGCAGAAGGAGCACCATCTCAAAAAGGACACTACGCTCCATTTCGATTCCAGCGTCCGTCACTCGCTCAGGAACCCCGGGAAGGCGAAGACCGTACTCATCGTCACCCTGTACACGCCATAG
- a CDS encoding VOC family protein: MKHKIVTYIWFDNGAEEAVKFYKKVFGDNLKVGGTTHYTTETPSNKPIGSVLTVEFELFGQRFGLLNGGPYFKPNEAVSFLIECEDQKEIDKYWNALSADPGSEMCGWLKDKYGVSWQVAPKALEAMIASKDTEAAARAMKALLGMKKLILADLEKAFKGPGHRLSKAG, from the coding sequence ATGAAGCATAAAATAGTGACGTACATATGGTTCGACAACGGCGCCGAGGAGGCGGTGAAGTTTTACAAGAAGGTGTTCGGGGACAATTTGAAGGTCGGGGGCACTACACACTATACGACCGAGACCCCGAGCAATAAACCCATAGGAAGCGTATTGACCGTGGAGTTCGAGCTTTTCGGACAGCGGTTCGGGCTGTTGAACGGGGGACCGTATTTCAAGCCGAATGAAGCCGTTTCATTCCTGATAGAATGCGAGGACCAGAAGGAGATCGACAAGTACTGGAACGCGCTGTCTGCCGATCCGGGCTCCGAGATGTGCGGCTGGCTCAAGGACAAGTACGGGGTCTCATGGCAGGTCGCCCCGAAGGCCCTGGAAGCCATGATCGCTTCGAAGGATACGGAAGCCGCGGCGCGGGCCATGAAGGCCCTGCTCGGGATGAAAAAGCTCATCCTCGCGGATTTGGAGAAGGCGTTCAAGGGCCCGGGTCACAGGCTGTCTAAGGCCGGCTGA
- a CDS encoding acetyl-CoA C-acetyltransferase, with protein sequence MKEVVIVSACRTALGSYNGSLAGIGGTKLGAIVIEEAVKRAGIKKEHVNEAIMGMVLPCGYGQNPAKQAVVQAGMPWEVEAITVNKVCGSGLKAVMLGAQAIQAGDADVVVAGGMENMSMAPYYLEKARFGYRMGNEKIRDHMVHDGLWDVVNDFHMGGSNELCAERYKVSREDQDRFAAESYRKALEAIKAGRFKDEIVPVTVKGRKGDVIFDTDECPVPTDYETLARMKPAFKEGGTGTAGNASIISDGGAAVVLMSREKAKELGCTVRATVCAQASYGIDMKYVLVAPIWAIPKCLKKEGISKDDVDLWEVNEAFSGSSVAVIRELGLDQSKINVNGGAVALGHPIGASGCRVLVTLIHELEKRDKHTGLATLCLGGGEAVALIVRR encoded by the coding sequence ATGAAAGAAGTGGTAATCGTAAGCGCATGCAGGACGGCGCTGGGGTCATATAACGGGTCGCTTGCCGGGATCGGCGGGACGAAGCTGGGCGCGATCGTGATCGAAGAGGCGGTGAAGCGCGCGGGGATAAAAAAGGAGCACGTGAACGAGGCCATCATGGGCATGGTGCTTCCCTGCGGCTACGGCCAGAACCCGGCGAAGCAGGCGGTCGTGCAGGCCGGCATGCCCTGGGAGGTCGAGGCGATCACGGTGAACAAGGTATGCGGGTCCGGCCTCAAGGCCGTGATGCTGGGTGCGCAGGCCATCCAGGCCGGGGACGCGGACGTCGTCGTCGCCGGGGGCATGGAAAACATGAGCATGGCCCCGTACTACCTCGAGAAGGCGCGCTTTGGCTACCGCATGGGGAACGAGAAGATCAGGGACCACATGGTTCACGACGGCCTGTGGGACGTGGTGAACGATTTCCACATGGGCGGCTCCAACGAGCTTTGCGCGGAGCGCTACAAGGTGAGCCGCGAGGACCAGGACCGGTTCGCGGCCGAATCCTACCGCAAGGCTCTTGAAGCAATCAAGGCCGGCCGATTCAAGGACGAGATTGTTCCGGTCACCGTAAAGGGGAGAAAGGGCGACGTGATTTTCGACACGGACGAGTGCCCCGTACCCACGGACTACGAGACGCTGGCTAGAATGAAGCCCGCCTTCAAGGAAGGGGGGACCGGCACCGCCGGGAACGCGTCCATTATCAGCGACGGTGGCGCGGCGGTCGTGCTCATGTCGCGCGAGAAGGCGAAGGAGCTCGGCTGCACGGTACGCGCGACGGTGTGCGCGCAGGCGTCCTATGGGATCGACATGAAGTACGTGCTGGTCGCCCCCATCTGGGCGATCCCGAAGTGCCTCAAGAAAGAAGGCATCTCGAAAGACGATGTGGATCTCTGGGAAGTGAACGAGGCGTTCAGCGGATCGAGCGTCGCCGTCATCAGGGAACTGGGCCTGGACCAGTCGAAGATCAACGTGAACGGCGGGGCAGTCGCGCTGGGACATCCCATAGGCGCAAGCGGCTGCCGCGTGCTTGTGACCCTCATCCACGAACTGGAGAAGCGCGACAAGCACACGGGCCTCGCGACGCTCTGCCTGGGCGGAGGAGAGGCGGTGGCGCTGATTGTGAGACGCTAA
- a CDS encoding electron transfer flavoprotein beta subunit/FixA family protein — translation MLSIIVCIKQVPDTHRASFDPKTGVLDRASAENITNPDDLHAIEAALALRDACGGSVTAISMGPPQASDVLAEAYALGVDRCVLVSGPCFAGSDSLVTSKILARAITKLGAFDVVVTGFEAIDGNTAHVGYQLSEFLGIPHVTQVHDIRIEDGHAIVERLYGHEYQKIRVALPLLVSAGRNANRVRAPRLADLKNCTGREIAVMGLSDIGGSADEYGAAGSPTMVIGTELFTHARGREALPGTLDEKIEGLIHKLKKHNLLRN, via the coding sequence ATGCTATCAATTATAGTCTGCATCAAACAGGTTCCCGACACGCACCGCGCGTCCTTCGATCCGAAGACGGGCGTGCTCGACCGCGCGTCCGCGGAGAACATAACGAACCCCGACGATCTCCACGCGATCGAGGCGGCGCTCGCCCTCCGCGACGCGTGCGGCGGGAGCGTCACGGCGATAAGCATGGGACCACCCCAGGCGTCCGACGTGCTCGCGGAGGCCTACGCCCTGGGTGTGGACCGCTGCGTGCTCGTGAGCGGTCCGTGTTTCGCCGGTTCCGATTCGCTCGTGACGAGCAAGATACTCGCGCGCGCCATTACGAAGCTCGGCGCGTTCGACGTCGTCGTGACCGGCTTCGAGGCGATCGACGGCAACACGGCGCACGTGGGCTACCAGCTCTCTGAATTTTTGGGCATCCCGCACGTCACGCAGGTTCACGACATCCGGATCGAGGACGGGCACGCGATCGTCGAGCGGCTCTACGGGCACGAATACCAGAAGATACGCGTCGCCCTGCCCCTGCTCGTATCGGCCGGCAGGAACGCGAACCGGGTGCGCGCGCCGCGCCTCGCGGACCTCAAGAACTGCACGGGCAGGGAGATCGCCGTCATGGGGTTGTCCGATATCGGCGGGAGCGCTGACGAGTACGGGGCCGCGGGGTCGCCCACCATGGTGATCGGCACCGAGCTCTTCACGCACGCGCGCGGGCGCGAGGCGCTCCCGGGCACCCTTGACGAAAAGATCGAGGGTCTGATACACAAACTGAAAAAACACAATCTACTGAGAAATTGA
- a CDS encoding electron transfer flavoprotein subunit alpha/FixB family protein, with protein sequence MAHNGKDVWVFAEIQDHERVLEGSCELLTIGRALADTLGSRLCALVFALDAERYLPVIERFGPDAIFCASDRALKHYDGAIFPDMIERLIRAHAPSIMLFPSTEAGTDLAPRLAQRFSTGLTSHCTGLSIMDSDEYGKGLLVMKRPAYSGNAIATVICPHARPQMATVQQGVFDKKELPGNKSEVVRVPFDYDLSNYKITHLENPTRWDKPRVPLEQAPVVVAGGRGLGTKKGFDCLFDLADVLGGEVGATRVPVFNRWCGEERMIGQTGKTIRPRLYLGFGISGQIQHTASIVDSEIIVSINNDASAPINGISDYVVTDDAREFLKRFTARLKKETRAV encoded by the coding sequence ATGGCACATAACGGAAAAGACGTCTGGGTGTTCGCCGAGATCCAGGACCACGAGCGCGTGCTGGAGGGCTCCTGCGAGCTGTTGACCATAGGCCGCGCGCTCGCCGATACGCTCGGGTCCCGGCTGTGCGCGCTCGTCTTCGCGCTCGACGCCGAGCGGTACCTTCCCGTAATCGAAAGGTTCGGTCCCGACGCGATCTTTTGCGCGAGCGACCGCGCCCTTAAGCATTACGACGGCGCCATATTCCCCGACATGATCGAAAGGCTTATCCGCGCCCACGCCCCTTCGATCATGCTCTTTCCCTCCACGGAGGCGGGAACGGACCTCGCGCCCCGTCTCGCGCAGCGCTTCTCCACCGGGCTCACCTCGCACTGCACGGGGCTCTCGATCATGGACTCGGACGAATACGGGAAGGGGCTCCTCGTGATGAAGCGCCCGGCCTACAGCGGGAACGCGATCGCGACCGTCATCTGCCCGCACGCGCGCCCTCAAATGGCGACCGTCCAGCAGGGGGTGTTTGACAAGAAAGAGCTCCCCGGCAATAAATCGGAGGTCGTGCGCGTCCCCTTCGACTACGATCTCTCTAACTATAAAATCACGCATTTGGAAAATCCCACACGCTGGGACAAGCCGCGCGTTCCGCTGGAGCAGGCCCCGGTCGTCGTCGCGGGCGGGCGCGGCTTGGGGACGAAAAAGGGCTTCGACTGCCTGTTCGATCTCGCGGATGTCCTGGGCGGCGAGGTCGGCGCGACGCGGGTGCCGGTATTCAACCGGTGGTGCGGCGAGGAGCGCATGATCGGCCAGACGGGAAAGACCATACGCCCGCGGCTCTACCTGGGATTCGGGATATCGGGCCAGATACAACACACGGCGTCCATTGTAGATTCGGAGATAATCGTATCGATCAACAACGACGCCTCCGCGCCCATCAACGGCATATCGGACTACGTGGTGACGGACGATGCGCGTGAATTCCTCAAGCGGTTCACCGCCCGCTTGAAAAAAGAAACGCGTGCGGTGTGA
- a CDS encoding acyl-CoA dehydrogenase, whose product MKLPLTDEQIMIRDMIREFARGEIEPIAQEYNLRGEYPKDIIAKLGGLGLFGMMVPEQYGGSAAGAVSYSLALQEIAFSCASVAVTLSVTNLCTDPILNYGTEEQKMEFLVPLASGEHVGAFALTEPEAGSDPSSLKTSAVKKGKSYILNGTKMFITNGAYAGVFILMARTSADRNGTSAFLIPAGTKGLKIGKEEHKMGLLASNTVELILEDCEVPERYMLGGPGMGLKTALGALDSGRIGIASQATGMIAAALHEASEYAQVRKQFGRAIIRHQSIQNMIADISVDSEAARLLTWSAASMKDRKLPFSREASIAKLFASEAANRSAYKALQVFGGYGYIRDNKIERIYRDARVTTIYEGTSEVQRMVIARETERGYAD is encoded by the coding sequence ATGAAACTTCCGCTTACCGACGAACAGATAATGATACGGGACATGATCCGCGAGTTCGCCCGCGGCGAGATCGAGCCGATCGCCCAGGAGTACAACCTGCGCGGCGAATACCCGAAAGATATCATCGCGAAGCTCGGGGGGCTCGGGCTTTTCGGCATGATGGTCCCGGAGCAGTATGGCGGCTCCGCCGCAGGCGCGGTGAGCTACAGCCTCGCGCTCCAGGAGATCGCCTTTTCCTGCGCATCGGTGGCCGTCACGCTCTCGGTGACGAACCTCTGCACCGATCCCATCCTCAACTATGGCACCGAGGAACAGAAAATGGAGTTCCTGGTTCCCCTTGCATCCGGCGAACATGTCGGCGCGTTCGCGCTCACCGAGCCGGAGGCAGGATCGGACCCCTCGTCTTTAAAAACCTCCGCGGTTAAGAAAGGCAAGAGCTACATCCTGAACGGGACGAAGATGTTCATCACGAACGGCGCGTACGCGGGCGTTTTCATCCTGATGGCGCGCACCTCCGCGGACAGGAACGGGACGTCGGCGTTCCTCATTCCCGCCGGCACGAAGGGATTGAAGATCGGCAAGGAGGAGCACAAGATGGGGCTCCTCGCGTCGAATACCGTGGAGCTCATTCTGGAGGACTGCGAGGTTCCGGAGCGCTACATGCTCGGAGGGCCCGGCATGGGGCTCAAGACCGCGCTCGGGGCGCTCGACAGCGGGAGGATCGGCATCGCCTCGCAGGCGACCGGCATGATCGCGGCGGCGCTGCACGAGGCGAGCGAGTATGCGCAGGTGCGCAAGCAGTTCGGAAGGGCCATTATCCGCCATCAGTCGATCCAGAATATGATCGCGGACATTTCCGTGGACAGCGAGGCCGCGCGGCTTCTCACGTGGTCGGCGGCGTCCATGAAGGACCGGAAGCTCCCCTTTTCGCGCGAGGCGTCCATCGCGAAGCTCTTCGCGTCGGAAGCGGCGAACCGCTCCGCCTACAAGGCGCTCCAGGTATTCGGCGGCTACGGGTATATCCGCGACAACAAAATCGAGCGCATCTACCGCGACGCGCGCGTGACGACGATCTACGAGGGCACCTCCGAGGTGCAGCGCATGGTCATCGCGCGCGAGACGGAGAGGGGCTACGCGGACTAA
- a CDS encoding SDR family NAD(P)-dependent oxidoreductase, translated as MKIENAVAIVTGGASGLGEAALRGILARGGKAAILDIADDKGARLVAELGASVIYCRTDVANEDDVAKAVAATAAKFGTVNVAVNAAGIAPSARTVGKKGPAGLADFERVVRVNLTGTFNVIRLAAARMIENAPDADGERGVIVNTASIAAFEGQIGQAAYAASKAGVVGMTLPVARDLAGYGIRNVTIAPGIFDTPMMATIAPDIREALGKSVPFPQRLGRPDEFGAMVVHVIENSMLNGETIRLDGAMRMAAK; from the coding sequence ATGAAAATAGAAAACGCCGTTGCAATCGTAACCGGAGGCGCGTCGGGGCTGGGCGAGGCCGCGCTGCGGGGCATACTCGCGCGCGGGGGCAAAGCCGCGATCCTGGATATCGCCGACGACAAGGGCGCGCGCCTGGTGGCGGAGCTCGGGGCCTCCGTGATCTACTGCCGTACGGACGTCGCGAACGAAGACGACGTGGCGAAGGCGGTGGCCGCAACGGCCGCGAAGTTTGGAACCGTGAACGTCGCGGTGAACGCGGCGGGAATCGCGCCGTCCGCGCGCACGGTCGGGAAGAAGGGCCCGGCCGGTCTGGCCGATTTCGAGCGGGTCGTACGCGTGAACCTTACGGGAACCTTCAACGTAATACGGCTCGCGGCGGCCAGGATGATCGAAAACGCCCCGGACGCGGACGGCGAGCGCGGCGTGATCGTGAACACGGCCTCGATCGCGGCCTTCGAGGGGCAGATAGGGCAGGCGGCGTACGCGGCCTCGAAGGCGGGCGTGGTGGGCATGACGCTCCCCGTTGCGCGCGATCTCGCGGGCTACGGGATACGCAACGTGACGATCGCCCCGGGCATTTTCGATACGCCCATGATGGCGACGATCGCGCCCGATATCCGGGAAGCACTGGGCAAGAGCGTCCCGTTTCCGCAGCGCCTGGGGAGGCCGGACGAGTTCGGCGCCATGGTTGTGCATGTAATAGAAAACAGCATGCTGAACGGGGAAACGATACGACTGGACGGCGCCATGCGCATGGCGGCGAAGTAG